ATGATGATCGCAGTCTGCCCGGCGGAACTGGCCAGCGCCACTGCGCGCGGCAGCTGGCGCGGCGCCACCACGCTGGGCAGCAGCGCCTGCAGCGTGGGGTTCTCGAACGCGCGGGTGGCGCCGATCAGTGCCACGAAGATAAAGATGTGATGGCTGTCGATCCAGCCGGTAAGGCTGACCACCGCCATGCCGGCGGCCAGCAGCGCTTCGATCGACTGGCACGTGCGCACGATGCGGCGCCGGTCGAAGCGGTCGGCAACGTGGCCGGACATCAGGATCAGCACCACCGAGGGCAGGAACTGCACCAGCCCGACCATGCCCAGCATCAGCGGGTCGCGCGTCAGGTCGTACATCTGCCAGCCCACCGCCACGGTAAAGATCTGGTAGCCGATGGTGGTGCACAGGCGGGCGAACCAGTAGCGGCGGAACGCGGCGTCGCCAAAGACGCTATCCGGCTCGGCGGCCGGGACGGTGGCAGGGGAAGACATGGATGCGAAGGACGGGATCGGACTGCGAAGGCGCCGCGGCAAAGCGCAGCAATGTGCTGCAAAGGCGCCCGGCAAGCGGCGGAGTAAAGCCACGATTTTACGGTGGCTGCTGAATTAGTGCATACACGTGCATGCCCTGCGCGCCAGCAGTCAAGATAAGTGGATCTTTTGTCATATTTTACAGTGCAAATGTATCCAAGCTGATGCATGGATGCGACAAACGTCCCCGTTTGATCTGACTAATCGCGTCTGAGAATCACTCGCACTTATAATCCGGCCCCATTCGGCGCATCCGCCAGTGGACTGCGCTGCCCTTTCAGGATTTTCATCTTGCAGCCCGCTTTCCGTCCCACCGCCGGTGCCATCGGCGCCGCCCTGTTGTTCGCCCTCCCCGTCCATGCCCAGAACGCAGCCACGGCTCCCGCAGCCGGCAGCGCCAACGCGGAAACCACCCTCAATGCCGTCACCGTGGTCGGCAACTGGCTCGACAACGCCGATGAAGCCAAGGTGCTGGAGCACCCCGGCGCCCGCACCATCGTCGACCGCGTGACTTTCCAGGAAGCCGGCGCCAACAACGTGCGCGAAGTGCTGCGCCGCGTCCCGGGCGTGCAGGTGCAGGAGAACAACGGCACCGGCGGCAGCGATGTGTCGCTGAACGTGGGCGTGCGCGGCCTGACTGCGCGCCTGTCGCCGCGCTCGACCATCCTGATGGACGGCGTGCCGCTGGCGGTGGCGCCCTATGGCCAGCCGCAGCTGTCGATGGCGCCGCTGTCGCTGGGCAACCTGGAAAGCATCGACGTGGTGCGCGGCGCCGGTTCGGTGCGCTACGGCCCGCAGAACGTGGGCGGCATCATCAACTTCGCGACGCGGTCGATCCCGCAGACCTTCGCGGCCGACGCCTCGGTCTCGACCGACATCTACAGCCACGGCGGCAACGTCAAGACCAACCCGACCGCGTTCATCGGCGGCACCAACGACAACGGGCTGGGCGGCGCGCTGCTGTATTCGGGCATCCACGGCAACGGCTATCGCGAGAGCAACGACCACGCCAATATCGACGACCTGCTGCTCAAGGGCAACTACCGGATCTCGAAGACCGACGAACTGAGCGCTGCCTTCCACTACTACGAGGGCAGGGCCGGCATGCCCGGCGGCCTGACCCCGGCGCAGTACGCGGCCGACCCGTTCCAGTCGGTGCGGCCCTATGACAATTTCGACGGCCGCCGCAACGACTTCAGCCTGAAGTACAGCCATAACGACAACAACCGCAAGTTCGAGGTGCTGACGTACTACACCGACAGCTTCCGCGGCAGCAATATCGAGCAGCAAGGCACGGGCGCACAGGCCAACCGGCGGCGCCTGACCTCGGCGCCGCGCAACTACCATACGTTCGCGATCGAGCCGCGCTACTCGCAGCTGTTCCGCGGCGAGAACATGAGCCATGAGGTCAGCGTCGGCTACCGCTTCCTGCGCGAAGCCAGCGACGAGAAGGCCTCGCGCACGGTGTTCTACACGCCGGGCACCATCGATCCGACCACGCTGCCGTCGCCGGTGTACCAGTCGCGCACGGGCGGCACCACCGCCAACGCGGTCTATATCGACGACACCATCAACGTCGGCAGCTGGACCATCACGCCGGGCCTGCGCTACGAATTCATACGGTCGTACGTGACCGACAACTTCACCGGCGCGCGCAACGATGTCTCGTCCAACGAGCCGCTGCCCTCGCTGGCGGTGATGTACCACGTCAGCGACCAGTGGAAGCTGTTCGCCAATGCCGGCGTCTCGTTCGGGCCGCTGCAGTACTTCCAGATCGCGCAGACCACCAACGGCCTGACGCCGGAGAAGGCGAAGACGTACGAAATCGGCACGCACTTCAACAGCAACGGCTGGGGCGGCGAGCTGACGCTGTTCAATATCGACTTCGACGACGAGCTGCAGCTGCGCGGCGGCACCGGCGGCGCGCCGGACGCGTGGACCAACCTCGGCGCCACCACGCACCGCGGCGTGGAATCATCGCTGCGCTATGACTTCGGCGCGCTCGACAAGTCGCTGGCCGGCCTGTCGGCGTATGCGACCTACACCTTCACCGAAGCCACCTACAACCAGGGCAACTTCGCCGGGCGCGACCTGCCGTTCTATTCGCGCCATGTGGCCACCGTGGGCATGCGCTATGCGCGCAACCGCTGGGCGTTCAATATCGACGGCTACGCGCAGTCGAAGCAGCATTCGCCGGGCGACCCGAGCACGTCGACCACGTACCAGACCGCGGAGAGCGCCAATGGCGCGCTGGGCGACATCCCTGGCTATGCACTGCTGAACATGCGGCTGGGCTACGACTTCGGCAAGTCGGCGCAGAACCTGAAGGTGGCGGTGGGGGTGAAGAACCTGCTAGACAAGCGCTATTTCACGCGCTCGACGGACAACAATGCGGGCAAGTATGTGGGGATGCCGCGGACTTTCTATATCCAGGCGTCGCTGGCGTATTAAGCTGGCGCAAGTAAGGCGGCGTGTTTGCTCCCCTCTCCCCCGGCCCCTCTCCCGCAAGCGGAAGAGGGGAGCAAATCCCCCGAATGCAAAACGGCTCGCCAAGGCGAGCCGTTTTGCATTGTCAGCGACGGGATCGTCAAACGATCTCGCGCGTCTCCAGGAACTGCAGCTCCGGGAACCGCTCCTGCGTCAGCCGCAGGTTCACCATGCTCGGCGCCAGGTACACATGGTCGCCGGCGCCGTCCAGCGCCACGTTATGCCCGGCCTTGGCGATCAGCTTCTCGATCTCCGCGGGCGAACCCTTGAGCCAGCGCGCCGTGGCGCACTCGTGCGACTCAAAGATGGCATCGACGCCGTACTCATGCTCGAGCCGGTGCGCCACCACGTCGAACTGCAGGATACCGACCGCGCCCAGCACCAGGTCGTTGGAGGCGAGCGGACGGAACATCTGCGTCGCGCCCTCTTCCGCCAGCTGCTGCAGGCCCTTCTGCAACTGCTTGACCTTGAGCGGGTTATTCAGGCGCGCGCGGCGGAAGAACTCCGGCGCGAACGACGGGATGCCGGTGAACTTGAGCGGCTCGCCTTCGGTAAAGACATCGCCCAGGCGGATGGTGCCGTGGTTGGGCACGCCGATGATGTCGCCGGCGTAGGCCTCTTCCGTCGTGTTGCGGTCCTGCGCCATGAAGGTGATGGCGTTGTTGATCGCGACGGTCTTGCCGGCGGAGACGTGCAGCAGCTTCATGCCGCGCTCGAAGCGGCCCGAGCAGACGCGCACGAAGGCGATGCGGTCGCGATGGCGCGGGTCCATATTGGCCTGGATCTTGAAGACGAAGCCGGTGAACTTGCCTTCGTTCGGCTCGACCACGCGCGTGTCGGTGTTGCGCGCCAGCGGCGGCGGTGACAGCTCGCACAGTGCGTCCAGCAACGACTGCACGCCGAAGTTGTTGATCGCCGAGCCGAAGTAGACCGGGGTCTGCTTGCCGGCGAGGAACGCTTCCTTGTCGAAGGTATGCGACGCGCCGCGCACCAGTTCGATCTCGACGCGCAGCTCGTCGGCCTGGCTGCCGAGGATGCGGTCCAGTTCCGGGTTGTCCAGGCCATCCAGGATCGCCGCGGTGCCCTTGTCGCCTTTCGGGTCGAACAGCTGCACCTTGTCGTCGATCAGGTGATACACGCCGCGGAACTGCTTGCCCATGCCGATCGGCCAGGTCATCGGCGCGCACTGGATCTGCAGAACGTCCTCGATTTCATCGAGCAGCTCGATCGGCGAGCGGCCCTCGCGGTCGAGCTTGTTGATGAAGGTGAGGATGGGCGTATCGCGCAGGCGGCAGACATTGAGCAGCTTGATGGTCTGCGCTTCCACGCCGTTGACCGAGTCGATCACCATCACGGCCGAGTCGACCGCCGTCAGCGTGCGGTAGGTGTCTTCCGAGAAGTCCTCGTGGCCAGGCGTGTCGAGCAGGTTGACGATGTTCTCCTGCGCGTTGCCGTCCGCGTTGTTGCTGGCATGCCCGCGGCCATACGGGAACTGCATCACCGACGAGGTCACCGAGATGCCGCGCTGCTTTTCCAGTTCCATCCAGTCGGAGGTGGCATGGCGGTCGGCCTTGCGCGCGCGCACCTCGCCCGCGACCTGGATGGCGCCGCCGAACCACAGCAATTTTTCGGTCAGGGTCGTCTTGCCCGCGTCGGGGTGGGAGATGATGGCAAAGGTGCGTCGACGCGCAATTTCGGATACGAGCGAGCTCACGGAATCTGGCTGGGAATAGGTAGAGGGAACAGAGGGTGCGGCATCAGCCGGCACCCGGACCGGCGCCGCCGCAGGCGGCATTGCGCCGGGCCTGCGGGACTTACGGAAGGAATGGGGCGCTATTTTACCGGTTCACGGGCCAGGCCGGGGGTTTGCCTTCGCCCTTGCCATCCCCCTCCCCTCCCATGCCCGGCACGCCGCGCAGGCTGCCGAACTGAAGCGCGTACTGGCGCGTCAGCTCGGCGCCGAAGAAGAAGATCTGCGCCGAGTAGTAGATCCACAGCATCAGCGCCACCACCGAGCCCGCCGCGCCGTATGAAGAGGCCACGGCACTATTTCCCAGATAGAGGCCGATCAGCCGCTTGCCCACCGAAAACAGCAGCGCGGTTATGACGGCGCCCATGGTCACGTCGCGCCAGGCGATGCGCGCGTTGGGCAGCATCTTGAAGATCACGGCGAACAGCGCGGTCACGACCGCAAAGGAAAACGCCGTCGAGATCACGTCTGCCACCGGGGCGAACCAGGACTGCGTCCACAGCTGGCCCCAGATGCGCTCGACCACCGCCAGCGCGGCGTTGACGATCAGCGACACCAGCAGCATGAAGGCCAGCACCAGCACCAGGCTGAACGACAGCAGCCGCGCGCGCAGCAGCGTCTGCCAGCCGGCGGTCTTGGGCACCGGCACATGCCAGATGTCGTCGAGGCTGCTCTTGAGCTCGGCAAAGGCGCTGGTGGCGCCGACAAACAGGATGCCCATGGCGATCAGTGCGGCCATGCCGCTGCCGCCGGCGCGGTGCGTGGCGGCCAGGATCTGCTGGATCGCCGTGGCGCCCTGTTCGCCGACCAGCCCTTCGATCTGGGTGAAGATCTCGCCGCGCGCCGCCTCGGCGCCGAAGAACAGGCCGGCGATCGAGATCACCAGCACCAGGATCGGCGCCAGCGAGAACAGCATGTAGAAGGACAGCGCCGCGCCCTTGCTGGCGGCGCGGTGATCGAACCAGGAGGCCACCGCCGCGGTGACCACGCGCAGCGTGCGCCCACCGGTGTGGCGGTCCGGCAGCCAGTGAGGGCGGCGGGGCCGCGGCTGCGGGGATTCGGTGCCAGGGGACGATGCGGGACGGTGTTCGGAGTTGTCGTTCACGGCCTTGGGTTTGCCAGGTTCGGGAGCCCTGGTACGCAGGGACGGAGCCGGAACGCCTGGCGCGAGCGGCCGCGGCACGCTCCGGCAGCAAGGGTAGCTTGCGTTCATCATACTGCGCATTGTGCGGCTTGCCCAAGCAGCACCCCCGGGGCGACCTGCTACAGTAAGACCAGGCACACCTGCCGGCGCATCCGTGCCAGCGCGCCGGCGCAAGGAGGCATCTGTGATCCGTTCCCTCTCCGCACGCCCGGTGGCCGCCATGCTTGTGATCGGGATGCTGGGTGTTGCCGGCTGCGAGCGCAGCCAGCCCGGCCCCAAACCCATCTCAGGCACTGCCACGGCCTCGTCCTCCGCTGCCGCTCCCGCCCTGCCAGCGGCACCCGCCCCGCCGGGCCAGTCCCGCTGACGACCACGGCGGCCGCTAGCCGCTGCCGCGCCCTGCCGCGAGGGACGCCCGCTGCGTACCCGTTTCTGCGTACTGCGCCGCGCGTCGCCGCAGCGCCGGGCGGGCAGCGCGCTCGGCAATGTTCAAGGCACGGTCCTCAGGTCCCCGGAACCTTTCTTTGTCTTCCACCGTGTCCCCCGCTGTTACGCCAATGCAAGGCTGAAGTAACTCCAGTTTCAAAGATGCAACCCGGTGCAATGCGAAGAATGCGCCGCTGCCGGGGCACGCTATCCCGCACCCGGCGTGCATGTCAGGCGGCCATGCCCGCACATGCGCAGGCGCGCCCGGCGGTGGCGCTCGCCGCACGCGTTGCAACGGCGAAACCGAATGGCCCCGTGGCGCCGCCCCGGCCGCGCACGGCACGACCGGACGAGCCGCAAACCCGCATGGGATATACCTTTGCGGCCATTGGCACACTTGTCGCTCAGTATCCGCAGGGACGCCGTGCGCGTCCGGGCCATCAACCAGCCACTACTGCGGAGAGAGACCAGCCATGCGTCATCCGCCTTCACGCATGACGGCGCGCCGGCGCTCATACCGGTTGGCGGGCCCCCCGCCTACGGTGACGGACCTGCTTTCGCCGCCACTGCTGCCCTACCCGCGCGCGCGGGTCGAGCCGGCACAGCTGGACACGGCCAGCGCGCCGTGCCCCGGCGGTGCGCGCCGGGCGCGGGGTCCGTCCTGCACGCGCGCAGCCGGCAGGCGCCCGGCCGGAAGGCGGCGCGCCTGACCGGGAGCTGGTGCGATATTGAGTGGGCACGCGGGCCAGCGTGCCCGCGCGGATTTGTGCTCCGTCCCCCGGCGGGCACTTTTTTCCACAAGGAGGAGACGCCATGAAAGCCGCAATCCCTGCCGCAGGCGTGCTGGCCGCCTTGGCGGTCTTCTCGGCCCCTGCCGTGGCAGCCAGCTATGCCTGGTTCGATCGTCCCGACGACGCCAGCGCCAACAGCCACGCGGCGGTCAGCAATGATGTGTACGTGCGTGGCTTCGGCTGGGCCTGGGGCGAACTGCATATGCAGCAGGATACCTCGCCAGGCGCGGCCGCACCTGCGGCGCCGCAAGGCCGCCGGCAGGCGCGCGACTACCCCGACCGGCGCGACGCGCCGCCGTGGCTGCAACGGGATGACAACGGCCCGCCGCGCACGCCGCGCGGCAAGATCAGCATGAATCTCGCGGCCGCCCCGGCGGATGGGACGATTGGAGGAGGCACGGCCGGCCAGCCTCGCGTGGTTGTGCGCTGACGTGCCAGCGGGCACGGGGAAAGGCGGAACCGGCGAGCGGACGTCGGCGGTTCCCCTTTCCTGTGGCGCGCTGCCCGAGGCTCGACTGTTTGCAGTTCGATAGCTGCGGACAGCGGTGACCGGCGCTTGCGCTGCGCACTTGCCAGCCTACTCGCCCGCGGCGGGCTGGCTCTCCACGCGGATATTGTGCTTGTGCATCAGCCGGTACAGGGTCACGCGCGACACGTTGAGTTCGCGCGCAGCCGGCACGACGTGGAAGCCATGGCTGGCCATCACGTTGCGGATCGCCTCGCGCTCGGCCTCCTCGCGGATCGCGTCGAGGGTCTTGCGCGGCAGTTCCGCACCGCCGTGCAGCTGCAGGTCCTCGGCCGTGATCTTGCGGTTGTCGGTCATCACGATGGCGCGGCGCACGCGGTTGATCAGCTCGCGCACGTTGCCCGGCCATGCGTACTGCATCATGGCCTGGGTCGCGCATGCCGAGAAGCCGCGGATACGCCGGTGCGCCTCGTGCCCATGCTCGGCCAGCACGGCGTTGGCCAGCTGGAGGATGTCCTCGCCGCGCTCGCGCAGCGGCGGAATGCTCAGCGTCAGCACGCACAGCCGGTGGAACAGGTCGGAACGGAAACGTCCGTCGCCCTGCGCGGCGACCAGGTCCACGTGCGTGGCCGAGATGATGCGCAGGTTCAACGGGATCGACTGATGCCCGCCCAGGCGCGTGATGGTGCCCTGTTGCAGGAATCGCAGCAGCGCCACCTGGCTCTCCAGCGGCAGGTCGCCGATCTCGTCGAGAAACAGCGTGCCGCCCTGCGCCTGCTCGATCCAGCCGATCTTGCGCTGGTTGGCGCCGGTGAACGCGCCCTTCTCGTAGCCGAACAGTTCGGACTGCACCAGGTGCGAAGGGATGGCGCCGCAGTTGATGGCGATGAACGGCCCCTTGCGCCGGCTCGAGGCATCGTGAATCGCCTGCGCGGCGAGTTCCTTGCCGGTGCCGGATTCGCCGGAGATGAATACCGGCGCCTCGTTGTGCGCCACCTTGGCGAGCGAGCGGAACATGGCGCGCATGGCCGCGCACTCGCCGATCATGGTGCCGCGCGACGCCGTCTCCTGCACGCGCACGCCATGCAGCGACGCCATGCCATGCGCGTGCTTGAGCGTGTAGATCAGCTCCTGCACCGAGAACGGCGTGCGCACGTAGTCCACGCAATAGTCGCGGATCAGCCCGCGCACGCGCTCGTCGGCAAGCATCGCGTCGCAGGTGATGGCCACCCAGGCGACATGCAGATGCTGCAGCGCAAGTTCGAGCTGGCCAAGCTCGGCATCGCTGTATTCCGCCTGCAGGTCGATCACGCCAGCGCTGGGCGGGCTCGCGCGCACCACGCGTTCGGCGTCACGGATCTGCTGCACGCGGCGCAGTTCCCATCCGGGGCCGAAGCTGGACGGGTCAAAACCAAAATCTTCATGACGCGACACGACTACGATCTGCGCAGTGCGTGGCGCCTTGCACAGTCGGTCCATCACGATCTCCCGGACGTTTGGCTTGTTCTTGGTTCCGGCACCCGGCGCCGGGGCCTGTGGCCGTGGCGCGGACTGGCGCTGGACTGGCTGCGGTTTGGCGCCCGCAGGCAACGTCGGTATCACGAGGTGGACAGACTGCGGGACGGCTCCTCGGGCGCGGCGAGATAGCCGCTGCCACCCTGGAGCTGTTCGCGGATGCGTCGGCGCACCGCTTCCTTCTCGCGCATCAACTCTACGCGCGGTGCCTCGGGGGTCTGTCCGGAGTACTGGTAGTAGAGCGACTTGTAGGTGAGCTGGCTCAGGATCCATTCCTGCAGCATGGCGCGCTGGCGCGCCAGTTCGTCCTCCAGCAGGCGATGGCGGCGCAGCAGGTTTTCCACCGCGGCACGGGCGCTGTCGCTGAGCGCACTGTCCTCGGCCAGCAGGGCCGCCACGTCGGCAGCAGCGCCGTCGCGGCTGGCGCGGTGTGCGGGTGTTTCGCCTGCGGCTTCCCCCAGAGCAGCCCAGGCTTGGTGGATGGATCGGCTATTGGATCGGCTTATGGACTCCCTGACGGGCCCGATGGCGGGTCGCCGAATCTCTCCTGCGGTCATGATTATCCCCGTTGAACAACATCCCCCGGCACTACACGTCTGCGGATACCACTTGTCAGTCTTGGAATTATTTGTCTCTGCGTGGCGTACGTGTTTCCGCACGCTCCCTGGTCGTGGCCGTGCCGCCTTGCCTGGCGGTCTCATCCGAACTGTCCCCAGACTAGCGGACGGCGCCAACGCGCGCTCGGTGTGCTCCGGCAATCCAGCCGCATGCACCGGAGTCAAGAAGGGGCGCCTTGCCGCGCCCCTCTTTGCCACGCCTATAGTTCAGTGCATTTGGGGCGGTTTGTCCAGCCCTGAGTGGGTGACTTACACCCAATCTCATACTTTGGAATGAGCCGGCCTGCACACCGTCGATCTGGCCCGCCGGAAGCGGCTTGCGGGCTGGTTCGTGACAGATTCGCGACCGAATTTCGAGCCAAATTTCGGACCGAATTTTGGACTAAATTTCGGACTGGATGCGGCCCGCCTGTCGTGCCGCCGGCGCGCCGTTTCCACGCCCGCATGGTACGCAGAAACGGGTACGCTCTCGCACCCCGAACGGGTGATGGCAGAGCTCTCGTTAGCACGCGTGGCCAATGCGCGAGGTGGTATGGCTCGCGGCAAGGCATGTCGAAACGCAGCCCGCAGAAACAGGTACGCTGCGAACGCTCGTGCGGCCGCGGAAGGGCCGCAGAAACGGGTACGCTTTGCGCGCGTTCCGATGCTCCGGCCTTGCGACCTTGCCGCGAAGGGGCAACGGGGGTGTGCAATCAAGAATGGGCGGCCCACGCCGCCCATTCTTGATTGCCGCCAGGAATGCTCAGTGGCCCGGCAGGTAGTAGAACTTGAAGACAAAGACCGCGGCGATGATCCAGACCATCACCGGCACGCTGCGCGCGCGCCCGGTCAGCAGCTTGAGTGCCGCGTAGCTGATGAAGCCGAACGCCACGCCATTCGCCACCGAGTATGTGAAGGGCATGCCCAGCGCGGTCATGACCGCCGGCACGACTTCGGTGACATCGTTCCAGTCGATCTCCAGCAGCTCGCGCAACATCAGGCAGGACACATACAGCAGCGCCGGCGCGGTGGCGTAGGCCGGAACCGTGCCCGCCAGCGGCGCGATGAACAGCGCCGCCAGGAACAGCACCGCCACCGTCACCGCGGTCAGCCCCGTACGCCCGCCGGCCTGCACGCCGGAAGCGCTTTCGATATACGCAGTCGTCGACGACGTGCCGAGGAACGAGCCGGCCATGATGGCGGTGCTGTCAGCCATCAGCGCCTTGTTCAGCCGGTCCATGCGGCCCGCCTTGAGCAGGCCGGCGCGGTTGGCCACGCCCATCAGCGTGCCGGTGGCATCGAACAGCTCGACCAGGAAGAACACCAGCACGACATTGATGATGCCGATCGACAGCGCCGCCGAAATATCGAGCTTCAGCAGCGTCGGGCTCAGCGAAGGCGGCGCCGAAAACACGCCGTGGAAGGTGTTGCCGGCAAAGGCAAAGCTCAGCAGCGTGGTCAGCAGGATGCCGATCAGGATCGCCCCCTTCACGCGCAGGTGGTCCAGCGCGACGATCACGAAGAAGCCGACGA
This genomic window from Cupriavidus oxalaticus contains:
- a CDS encoding TonB-dependent receptor family protein; translation: MQPAFRPTAGAIGAALLFALPVHAQNAATAPAAGSANAETTLNAVTVVGNWLDNADEAKVLEHPGARTIVDRVTFQEAGANNVREVLRRVPGVQVQENNGTGGSDVSLNVGVRGLTARLSPRSTILMDGVPLAVAPYGQPQLSMAPLSLGNLESIDVVRGAGSVRYGPQNVGGIINFATRSIPQTFAADASVSTDIYSHGGNVKTNPTAFIGGTNDNGLGGALLYSGIHGNGYRESNDHANIDDLLLKGNYRISKTDELSAAFHYYEGRAGMPGGLTPAQYAADPFQSVRPYDNFDGRRNDFSLKYSHNDNNRKFEVLTYYTDSFRGSNIEQQGTGAQANRRRLTSAPRNYHTFAIEPRYSQLFRGENMSHEVSVGYRFLREASDEKASRTVFYTPGTIDPTTLPSPVYQSRTGGTTANAVYIDDTINVGSWTITPGLRYEFIRSYVTDNFTGARNDVSSNEPLPSLAVMYHVSDQWKLFANAGVSFGPLQYFQIAQTTNGLTPEKAKTYEIGTHFNSNGWGGELTLFNIDFDDELQLRGGTGGAPDAWTNLGATTHRGVESSLRYDFGALDKSLAGLSAYATYTFTEATYNQGNFAGRDLPFYSRHVATVGMRYARNRWAFNIDGYAQSKQHSPGDPSTSTTYQTAESANGALGDIPGYALLNMRLGYDFGKSAQNLKVAVGVKNLLDKRYFTRSTDNNAGKYVGMPRTFYIQASLAY
- a CDS encoding sigma-54 dependent transcriptional regulator; amino-acid sequence: MDRLCKAPRTAQIVVVSRHEDFGFDPSSFGPGWELRRVQQIRDAERVVRASPPSAGVIDLQAEYSDAELGQLELALQHLHVAWVAITCDAMLADERVRGLIRDYCVDYVRTPFSVQELIYTLKHAHGMASLHGVRVQETASRGTMIGECAAMRAMFRSLAKVAHNEAPVFISGESGTGKELAAQAIHDASSRRKGPFIAINCGAIPSHLVQSELFGYEKGAFTGANQRKIGWIEQAQGGTLFLDEIGDLPLESQVALLRFLQQGTITRLGGHQSIPLNLRIISATHVDLVAAQGDGRFRSDLFHRLCVLTLSIPPLRERGEDILQLANAVLAEHGHEAHRRIRGFSACATQAMMQYAWPGNVRELINRVRRAIVMTDNRKITAEDLQLHGGAELPRKTLDAIREEAEREAIRNVMASHGFHVVPAARELNVSRVTLYRLMHKHNIRVESQPAAGE
- a CDS encoding NCS2 family permease; the protein is MSMPEPASKPGTPSVNPSRGQPTLLERLFKLREHQTDVRTEVLAGITTFLTMAYIIFVNPSILGDAGMPKDAVFVATCVAAAIGTLIMGFYANYPIAMAPGMGLNAYFAYTVVKGMGFPWEAALGAVFISGCLFLLVTLFRVREMIVNGIPHSIRVAITAGIGLFLAIVALKNAGIVAASPATLVTLGDLHQPPAVLAIVGFFVIVALDHLRVKGAILIGILLTTLLSFAFAGNTFHGVFSAPPSLSPTLLKLDISAALSIGIINVVLVFFLVELFDATGTLMGVANRAGLLKAGRMDRLNKALMADSTAIMAGSFLGTSSTTAYIESASGVQAGGRTGLTAVTVAVLFLAALFIAPLAGTVPAYATAPALLYVSCLMLRELLEIDWNDVTEVVPAVMTALGMPFTYSVANGVAFGFISYAALKLLTGRARSVPVMVWIIAAVFVFKFYYLPGH
- a CDS encoding YhjD/YihY/BrkB family envelope integrity protein; protein product: MRSMMNASYPCCRSVPRPLAPGVPAPSLRTRAPEPGKPKAVNDNSEHRPASSPGTESPQPRPRRPHWLPDRHTGGRTLRVVTAAVASWFDHRAASKGAALSFYMLFSLAPILVLVISIAGLFFGAEAARGEIFTQIEGLVGEQGATAIQQILAATHRAGGSGMAALIAMGILFVGATSAFAELKSSLDDIWHVPVPKTAGWQTLLRARLLSFSLVLVLAFMLLVSLIVNAALAVVERIWGQLWTQSWFAPVADVISTAFSFAVVTALFAVIFKMLPNARIAWRDVTMGAVITALLFSVGKRLIGLYLGNSAVASSYGAAGSVVALMLWIYYSAQIFFFGAELTRQYALQFGSLRGVPGMGGEGDGKGEGKPPAWPVNR
- a CDS encoding peptide chain release factor 3, giving the protein MSSLVSEIARRRTFAIISHPDAGKTTLTEKLLWFGGAIQVAGEVRARKADRHATSDWMELEKQRGISVTSSVMQFPYGRGHASNNADGNAQENIVNLLDTPGHEDFSEDTYRTLTAVDSAVMVIDSVNGVEAQTIKLLNVCRLRDTPILTFINKLDREGRSPIELLDEIEDVLQIQCAPMTWPIGMGKQFRGVYHLIDDKVQLFDPKGDKGTAAILDGLDNPELDRILGSQADELRVEIELVRGASHTFDKEAFLAGKQTPVYFGSAINNFGVQSLLDALCELSPPPLARNTDTRVVEPNEGKFTGFVFKIQANMDPRHRDRIAFVRVCSGRFERGMKLLHVSAGKTVAINNAITFMAQDRNTTEEAYAGDIIGVPNHGTIRLGDVFTEGEPLKFTGIPSFAPEFFRRARLNNPLKVKQLQKGLQQLAEEGATQMFRPLASNDLVLGAVGILQFDVVAHRLEHEYGVDAIFESHECATARWLKGSPAEIEKLIAKAGHNVALDGAGDHVYLAPSMVNLRLTQERFPELQFLETREIV